One window from the genome of [Clostridium] celerecrescens 18A encodes:
- a CDS encoding MarR family winged helix-turn-helix transcriptional regulator, translating to MKGINVDTYGTLNEVLVRLFRDVMDIEQQAIITQEFTNITNNDMHVIEAIGIGEPKNMSAIARELSVTVGTLTIAMNSLVKKGYVTRQRGKEDRRVVYISLSEKGKEAYEHHARFHQEMIAGIVAGLSENEIEVLIKALTKLNQWFRSL from the coding sequence GTGAAGGGGATAAACGTGGATACTTACGGGACTCTTAACGAAGTTTTGGTAAGACTGTTTCGAGATGTTATGGATATAGAGCAACAGGCTATCATTACACAGGAATTTACCAATATTACAAATAATGATATGCATGTAATCGAGGCCATTGGCATTGGAGAACCCAAAAACATGTCGGCCATAGCCAGGGAATTGTCTGTTACGGTCGGTACGCTGACCATAGCCATGAACAGTCTTGTAAAGAAGGGGTATGTGACCCGTCAGAGAGGAAAAGAGGACCGACGTGTTGTATACATCTCTCTTTCAGAAAAAGGGAAAGAAGCCTATGAACACCATGCCAGATTTCATCAGGAGATGATCGCCGGCATAGTTGCAGGTTTAAGTGAGAATGAAATAGAAGTTTTGATCAAAGCTCTGACCAAGTTAAACCAGTGGTTTCGGAGCCTTTAA
- a CDS encoding spore maturation protein: MKFLLFLSEAAVPLIIFYMVGFGILSKRPVFDDFIDGAKEGMKTVAGIMPTLIGLMTAVGVLRASGFLDFLAKCLTKPAALLFLPAPVVPVILVRLVSNSAATGLVLDIFKKYGTDSYIGMLTSVIMSCTETVFYCLSIYFGTVKIKKTRYTLGGALVATAAGVAASVIISRFLV, encoded by the coding sequence ATGAAATTTCTATTATTTCTGTCTGAGGCGGCAGTGCCGCTTATCATTTTTTACATGGTAGGCTTTGGCATATTGTCCAAACGTCCGGTTTTTGATGATTTTATAGACGGGGCCAAGGAAGGGATGAAAACAGTGGCAGGGATCATGCCTACGCTCATCGGTCTTATGACCGCAGTGGGGGTGCTCCGTGCTTCCGGTTTTTTAGACTTTCTGGCAAAATGCCTGACAAAGCCGGCTGCCCTCTTGTTTCTACCCGCACCGGTCGTTCCGGTGATTTTAGTGCGTCTGGTATCAAACTCAGCAGCCACAGGTCTTGTGCTTGATATTTTTAAGAAATATGGAACAGACTCCTATATAGGCATGCTGACGTCAGTGATTATGAGCTGTACGGAAACCGTTTTCTATTGCCTGAGCATTTATTTTGGTACCGTAAAAATCAAAAAGACCCGTTATACCCTGGGCGGTGCATTGGTTGCCACGGCTGCAGGCGTAGCCGCAAGTGTTATCATATCCCGTTTTTTGGTATAA